Proteins encoded together in one Coregonus clupeaformis isolate EN_2021a chromosome 30, ASM2061545v1, whole genome shotgun sequence window:
- the LOC121545849 gene encoding low-density lipoprotein receptor-related protein 1-like produces the protein MAIDWLTGNFYFEDNVDDRIFVCNADGQMCVTLLDQELYNPKGIALDPLMGKVFFTDYGQTPKVERCDMDGQNRTKLVESKIVFPHGITLDLVNRLVYWADAYLDYIEVMDYEGKNRHTIIQGLLVRK, from the exons ATGGCTATTGACTGGCTGACAGGAAACTTCTACTTTGAGGACAACGTGGACGATCGTATCTTTGTGTGCAACGCGGACGGCCAGATGTGCGTCACCCTGCTGGATCAGGAGCTCTACAACCCTAAAGGCATCGCCCTGGACCCCCTGATGGG GAAGGTGTTCTTCACAGACTACGGTCAGACTCCCAAGGTGGAGCGTTGTGACATGGATGGTCAGAACCGGACCAAGCTGGTGGAAAGTAAGATCGTGTTCCCCCACGGTATCACCCTGGACTTGGTCAACCGGCTGGTCTACTGGGCCGACGCCTACCTGGACTACATAGAGGTTATGGACTACGAGGGCAAGAACAGACACACCATCATACAGGGCCTGCTGGTGAGGAAATGA